From Actinopolymorpha cephalotaxi, one genomic window encodes:
- a CDS encoding DUF1707 SHOCT-like domain-containing protein — protein sequence MSVDNARSIGSRRIGDEERHICADLLADHHAHGRLTQEEFEERLGVALTAPTARELGRVLADLPTSAPDRPLPTSTSVEPAPSPEPLAWSLLLMGGTALVVYLLSVMICMTIPGFGMDAAATLAVVPSLLGVVGGFLVAKGLPTRPKSD from the coding sequence GTGAGCGTCGACAATGCCCGAAGCATCGGCTCGCGCCGGATCGGCGACGAGGAAAGGCACATCTGCGCCGACCTGCTGGCCGACCATCACGCCCACGGCCGGCTGACCCAGGAGGAGTTCGAGGAGCGGCTCGGCGTGGCGCTGACCGCTCCGACGGCGCGCGAGCTGGGACGAGTGCTCGCCGACCTCCCGACCAGCGCTCCCGACCGCCCGCTTCCGACGTCGACGTCGGTGGAGCCGGCTCCCTCACCGGAGCCGCTGGCGTGGTCACTGTTGCTGATGGGAGGGACGGCGCTCGTGGTCTACCTGCTCAGCGTCATGATCTGCATGACGATTCCCGGATTCGGGATGGACGCGGCAGCAACGCTGGCGGTGGTGCCGAGCCTGCTCGGGGTGGTGGGCGGCTTCCTCGTCGCCAAGGGTCTGCCTACCCGGCCGAAATCGGACTGA
- a CDS encoding SRPBCC family protein, producing the protein MTQPGEFTYRRVHRAGRELLFDCMTKPEHLARFWGPAGTSTPVDGITIDLRPGGAFETVMVNDSDGSRYTMRAVYVEVRRPEKLVWTEPDVEGGMTTTITFVELDDERTEVVTHQTNVPPMFSRPEARDGFLTSLDRFAAYVGTLPGAVSG; encoded by the coding sequence ATGACCCAACCCGGCGAGTTCACCTACCGGCGCGTCCATCGAGCCGGCCGCGAGCTGCTCTTCGACTGCATGACGAAACCCGAGCACCTGGCCCGGTTCTGGGGACCGGCCGGCACCTCCACACCCGTCGACGGCATCACCATCGACCTTCGGCCGGGTGGCGCGTTCGAGACGGTGATGGTCAACGACAGCGACGGCAGCCGCTACACGATGCGCGCCGTCTACGTCGAGGTGCGGCGGCCGGAGAAGCTGGTGTGGACCGAGCCCGACGTCGAAGGCGGCATGACGACCACGATCACCTTCGTCGAACTCGACGACGAGCGGACCGAGGTCGTCACCCACCAGACCAACGTCCCGCCGATGTTCAGCCGGCCCGAAGCCAGGGACGGCTTCCTGACCAGCCTCGACCGCTTCGCCGCCTACGTCGGGACCCTTCCGGGAGCCGTGTCCGGCTGA
- a CDS encoding alpha/beta fold hydrolase, producing MEWNSKSSGTGEYAEVNGLNLYYETHGTGRPMVLLHGGLGSGEMFGPEVLPALAEHHQVILPDLQGHGRTADIDRPLEIPLMADDIAALIDHLGLDRPDVVGFSVGGGVALHTAAKYPEKVGRAVVTSAHVRRNAVPAEMLAQQGQVNAAAAEFMKDTPMYELYQRVAPRPEDFGRLLDKIGVAMAQDFDYSEEVRGLQVPTMIVAGDADMAPPSHYVEVFKLLDGGLRDGGWMGEGRPKGGHALAILPGLTHYNIVDSPLWATTVLAFLDAQQA from the coding sequence ATGGAGTGGAACTCCAAGTCCAGTGGCACCGGTGAGTACGCCGAGGTCAACGGCCTCAACCTCTACTACGAGACGCACGGGACCGGTCGCCCGATGGTCCTGCTGCACGGCGGTCTCGGGTCCGGCGAGATGTTCGGGCCGGAGGTCCTTCCGGCGCTCGCCGAACACCACCAGGTCATCCTCCCCGATCTGCAGGGTCACGGGCGCACGGCCGACATCGACCGCCCGCTGGAGATCCCGCTGATGGCCGACGACATCGCGGCCCTGATCGACCACCTCGGGCTGGACCGCCCGGACGTCGTGGGCTTCTCCGTCGGCGGCGGGGTGGCCCTGCACACTGCCGCGAAGTACCCCGAGAAGGTCGGCCGCGCGGTCGTCACCTCGGCGCACGTCCGCCGGAACGCCGTCCCGGCGGAGATGCTCGCCCAGCAGGGCCAGGTCAACGCGGCGGCGGCGGAGTTCATGAAGGACACCCCGATGTACGAGCTCTACCAGCGGGTGGCGCCGCGCCCGGAGGACTTCGGCCGGCTGCTGGACAAGATCGGCGTGGCGATGGCGCAGGACTTCGACTACTCCGAAGAGGTGCGCGGCCTGCAGGTGCCGACGATGATCGTCGCCGGCGACGCGGACATGGCGCCGCCGAGTCACTACGTCGAGGTGTTCAAGCTCCTCGACGGCGGGCTGCGCGACGGCGGCTGGATGGGGGAGGGGCGGCCGAAGGGCGGGCACGCGCTGGCGATCCTGCCCGGGCTCACCCACTACAACATCGTCGACTCGCCGCTGTGGGCCACCACCGTCCTCGCCTTCCTGGACGCGCAGCAGGCCTGA
- a CDS encoding response regulator transcription factor, which translates to MSKPRVLVVEDDHELRDVLVRGLREAGFTVTAAVDGAAALRTPTETLDAAVIDIGLPDSDGRDVCQALRARGVTAPVVFLTARDGLTDRLSGFSAGGDDYLGKPFHFAELVARLRAALHRSGRDAGPVVDDLALDPVNHEMSVRGVVVSLTPTEFRILARLVSARGSVVRRHQLLATGWPDGAMVADNTLDQYAARVRRKLRDVGSTLELETARGLGYRLR; encoded by the coding sequence GTGAGCAAGCCCCGGGTACTTGTCGTCGAGGACGACCACGAGCTCAGGGACGTGCTGGTGCGTGGTCTACGGGAGGCCGGCTTCACGGTGACGGCGGCCGTGGACGGCGCGGCCGCACTCCGGACTCCGACCGAGACGCTGGACGCCGCGGTGATCGACATCGGCCTGCCCGACTCCGACGGCCGGGACGTCTGCCAGGCCCTTCGCGCACGCGGAGTGACCGCGCCGGTGGTGTTCCTCACCGCCCGGGATGGTCTCACCGACCGGCTCTCCGGATTCTCCGCCGGGGGCGACGACTACCTCGGCAAGCCGTTCCACTTCGCCGAGCTCGTCGCCCGGCTGCGAGCAGCACTGCACCGATCCGGCCGTGATGCCGGACCGGTGGTGGACGACCTCGCGCTCGATCCGGTGAACCACGAGATGAGCGTGCGGGGGGTGGTGGTGTCGCTGACGCCCACCGAGTTCCGGATCCTCGCCCGGCTCGTCTCGGCCCGCGGATCGGTGGTGCGCCGACACCAGTTGCTGGCCACCGGCTGGCCGGACGGCGCGATGGTCGCGGACAACACCCTCGACCAGTACGCCGCCCGGGTACGCCGCAAGTTGAGGGACGTCGGGTCGACCCTGGAGCTGGAGACGGCCCGCGGACTCGGATACCGGCTCAGGTGA
- a CDS encoding COG4705 family protein has translation MTSETRLKPTETPLRTMLNKVPEVTLYFWIIKILCTTVGETAADYMNDTLGFGLDRTSYVMSAALVIALVFQFRARRYVPGIYWLSVVLISVVGTLISDKLADDLGVPLVVTTVLFAVLLAITFAVWYASERTLSIHSIVTRRRETFYWLAILFTFALGTSAGDLFDEKLGVGYWPTVGIVAALIALIAVAHLGLRLNAVLAFWAAYILTRPLGASIGDGMSQPAKNGGFGLGTTGTSFIFLAVILALVVFLSVTRVDRTEAQAGDPDELDERDSVAV, from the coding sequence ATGACGAGTGAGACACGACTGAAACCAACCGAAACCCCACTGCGGACCATGCTGAACAAGGTCCCCGAGGTGACGCTGTACTTCTGGATCATCAAGATTCTGTGTACGACGGTCGGTGAGACAGCCGCGGACTACATGAACGACACGCTGGGCTTCGGCCTGGACAGGACCTCCTATGTGATGAGCGCGGCCCTGGTCATCGCCCTGGTCTTCCAGTTCCGCGCCCGCCGGTACGTCCCGGGGATCTACTGGCTCTCGGTGGTCCTGATCAGCGTCGTCGGCACCCTGATCAGCGACAAGCTGGCCGACGACCTGGGCGTGCCCCTCGTGGTCACGACGGTCCTCTTCGCGGTGCTGCTCGCGATCACGTTCGCCGTCTGGTACGCCAGCGAGCGCACCCTCTCGATCCACTCGATCGTGACCCGTCGGCGGGAGACCTTCTACTGGCTGGCGATCCTGTTCACCTTCGCCCTGGGGACTTCCGCGGGTGACCTGTTCGACGAGAAGCTGGGCGTGGGGTACTGGCCGACGGTGGGCATCGTCGCCGCACTGATCGCCCTGATCGCGGTGGCGCACCTCGGGCTGCGGCTGAACGCCGTCCTCGCGTTCTGGGCCGCGTACATCCTCACCCGCCCGCTCGGCGCCTCGATCGGTGACGGCATGTCCCAGCCGGCCAAGAACGGTGGCTTCGGTCTGGGTACCACCGGCACCAGCTTCATCTTCCTCGCCGTCATCCTCGCGCTCGTCGTCTTCTTGTCCGTGACCAGGGTGGACCGCACCGAGGCCCAGGCCGGGGATCCCGACGAGTTGGACGAACGCGACTCCGTGGCCGTCTGA
- a CDS encoding COG4280 domain-containing protein: MVRISAYCVMLPSCREMDVTSGALFLAVFLACAVEAVEALTIVLAAGTAREWRSAGFGVGAALVVLAAVVAVLGPALSVIPLTGLRLFVGGLLLVFGLQWLRKAVLRASGHKALHDEAAIFQTELAAARSAGARRRGLVGDWYAFTLAFKGVLLEGLEVAFIAVTFGTNQHDVPLAALAALLAIVLVAGAGFAVHAPLARVPENTLKFVVGVMLTSFGIFWGSEGAGAHWPGADAALLVVVPAVAVFAIGLVFVMRGVRGPVTAPATVQAEVGES; the protein is encoded by the coding sequence GTGGTTAGGATCTCCGCGTACTGCGTGATGCTGCCGTCCTGCCGGGAGATGGATGTGACGAGTGGGGCGCTCTTCCTCGCGGTCTTCCTTGCCTGCGCGGTCGAGGCCGTCGAGGCCCTGACGATCGTGCTGGCTGCGGGGACGGCGAGGGAGTGGAGATCGGCCGGCTTCGGCGTCGGCGCCGCGCTGGTCGTGCTCGCGGCCGTGGTCGCGGTGCTCGGGCCGGCGTTGTCCGTGATCCCCCTGACCGGGCTGAGACTTTTCGTCGGCGGACTGCTGTTGGTGTTCGGCCTGCAGTGGCTGCGCAAGGCGGTCCTGCGCGCCAGCGGACACAAGGCGCTGCACGACGAGGCCGCCATCTTCCAGACCGAACTCGCCGCGGCCCGGTCGGCCGGCGCACGCCGGCGCGGCCTGGTCGGCGACTGGTACGCGTTCACCCTTGCGTTCAAGGGTGTCCTGCTCGAAGGGCTCGAGGTCGCGTTCATCGCGGTCACGTTCGGCACCAACCAGCACGATGTTCCGTTGGCTGCCCTCGCGGCCCTGCTGGCGATCGTGCTGGTCGCCGGGGCGGGTTTCGCCGTCCATGCCCCGCTGGCGCGGGTCCCGGAGAACACCCTGAAGTTCGTCGTCGGCGTGATGCTGACCTCGTTCGGAATCTTCTGGGGCAGTGAGGGAGCCGGCGCGCACTGGCCCGGCGCCGACGCGGCTCTGCTGGTCGTCGTGCCGGCGGTAGCGGTGTTCGCGATCGGCCTGGTGTTCGTGATGCGTGGTGTGCGCGGACCGGTCACGGCGCCGGCCACCGTGCAGGCGGAGGTGGGTGAGTCGTGA
- a CDS encoding phosphotransferase family protein, whose amino-acid sequence MSRTAWGTHAVELGDDQVTKRFPEADGGRAEREWRALTILHEHALGLVPQPLKAQLDVHGSTVVMSRLPGTPLRGLLLTGEQLAALAAAMRKVHTAVPTDVLRHVPIRPNQQAGLVTHIHRWATEKPVQVDDQVRRAMAAGPAWLERSGLEAGGAADVPPVFGPGDGNLANYLWDGYQVRIVDFEDSGRSDRTFELAEITEHVGSWVEHPLDVTAFLGNFELTPVESVRLRECRRLLALVWLYFLTFDVDNRRNPPGTVEHQADRLMALLG is encoded by the coding sequence ATGAGCCGGACAGCGTGGGGTACGCATGCGGTCGAACTCGGCGACGACCAGGTGACCAAACGATTCCCCGAGGCCGACGGCGGGCGTGCGGAACGTGAATGGCGGGCGCTCACGATCCTGCACGAACACGCCCTCGGTCTCGTTCCCCAACCACTGAAAGCTCAGCTCGACGTGCACGGGTCGACGGTGGTGATGTCCCGGCTTCCCGGCACTCCGTTGCGCGGTCTCCTGCTGACCGGCGAGCAACTCGCGGCACTGGCGGCAGCCATGCGGAAGGTCCATACGGCGGTACCTACCGACGTGCTCCGGCACGTGCCGATCCGGCCCAACCAGCAGGCCGGACTCGTCACCCACATTCACCGGTGGGCCACCGAGAAGCCGGTCCAGGTCGACGACCAGGTGCGACGTGCAATGGCTGCCGGGCCGGCGTGGTTGGAACGTTCGGGTCTCGAGGCAGGAGGCGCCGCAGACGTTCCGCCGGTGTTCGGGCCAGGAGACGGCAACCTCGCCAACTATCTGTGGGACGGTTACCAGGTCCGGATCGTCGACTTCGAGGACTCCGGCCGCAGCGACCGGACGTTCGAACTCGCGGAGATCACCGAGCACGTCGGCAGCTGGGTGGAGCACCCCCTGGACGTCACGGCGTTTCTCGGCAACTTCGAGTTGACACCCGTCGAGTCCGTACGCCTGCGTGAATGCCGCCGGCTCCTCGCCCTCGTCTGGCTGTACTTCCTGACGTTCGACGTCGACAACCGCCGGAACCCGCCGGGCACAGTGGAACACCAGGCCGACCGCCTCATGGCGTTGCTCGGCTGA
- a CDS encoding ArsR/SmtB family transcription factor translates to MTATDDLTVTFAALADPTRRAILSRLVDGEATVNQLAEPFALTQQAVSKHLKVLEQAGLVSRTRTGQSRPCRLERDRFDAAADWIDRHRQVWQDRYDRLDEHLTDLRDDDQESGT, encoded by the coding sequence GTGACGGCCACCGACGACCTCACGGTCACCTTCGCCGCGCTGGCGGACCCGACCAGGCGGGCCATCCTGAGCCGGCTCGTCGACGGAGAGGCCACGGTCAACCAGCTGGCCGAACCCTTCGCCCTGACCCAGCAGGCGGTGTCCAAGCACCTGAAGGTGCTGGAGCAGGCCGGCCTCGTGTCACGTACGCGGACCGGCCAGTCCCGGCCGTGCCGGCTCGAACGCGACCGGTTCGACGCCGCGGCCGACTGGATCGACCGTCACCGCCAGGTGTGGCAGGACCGCTACGACAGGCTCGACGAGCACCTCACCGACCTACGGGACGACGACCAGGAGTCCGGCACATGA
- a CDS encoding sensor histidine kinase — protein sequence MIRPATLRGRLALVGVLTVAAWVAVLTVGFNVGLTHRLHSQADDLLRARAEATAATVDVGPGGRIDVREVPNDTALDTGIWIYEGHRLVEGDNSPVVLRDDTAALAGQGERFRDARSTTPTRLYALPLSLGHHQVGTIVAATSLDPYQRTARLAQVGSIVLAALLLAGVYVMARLTVTRSLAPVDRMAAQAAEWSAHDATQRFGTASRPDELAALALSLDGLLDRLSAVLRHERQLSAELSHELRTPLAHIVAETELLIGRERSAEEAARAHGAIRDSADRMGRIIETLLLAARADIVETPGRCAVDEVLASIVARRRAECAVSLSLSVEPSPLYCGISTDILERIVSPVLDNAVRYASGQVRLTARRTENLVEIRVRDDGPGLARDDAERAFTAGWRGDPADLHDGAGLGLPLARRLARSVGGDVGNVPVGKGAIFLVHLPTG from the coding sequence GTGATCCGCCCGGCCACGCTGCGCGGACGCCTCGCGCTCGTCGGAGTGCTCACCGTCGCCGCGTGGGTGGCCGTTCTGACGGTGGGGTTCAACGTCGGCCTCACCCATCGGCTGCACAGCCAGGCCGACGACCTGCTCCGGGCCCGGGCCGAGGCGACGGCGGCCACGGTCGACGTCGGTCCCGGTGGCCGGATCGACGTACGGGAAGTTCCCAACGACACGGCGCTGGACACCGGGATCTGGATCTACGAAGGCCACCGGCTCGTCGAGGGCGACAACAGCCCGGTAGTCCTGCGTGACGACACCGCCGCCCTCGCCGGGCAGGGCGAACGGTTCCGCGATGCTCGCTCCACCACGCCGACCCGCTTGTACGCGCTACCGCTGAGTCTGGGCCATCACCAGGTCGGCACCATCGTCGCGGCGACGTCCCTCGATCCGTACCAACGCACCGCGCGACTGGCGCAGGTGGGTTCGATCGTCCTCGCCGCGCTGCTGCTCGCCGGCGTCTATGTCATGGCGCGGTTGACAGTCACCAGGTCACTCGCGCCGGTCGACCGGATGGCCGCGCAGGCAGCCGAGTGGAGTGCCCACGACGCCACGCAACGGTTCGGAACCGCCTCCAGGCCTGACGAACTGGCTGCCCTCGCCCTCAGCCTGGACGGCCTGCTCGACCGGCTGTCCGCCGTACTCCGGCACGAACGACAGCTTTCGGCGGAACTCTCCCACGAACTCCGCACGCCACTTGCGCACATCGTCGCCGAGACCGAACTCCTGATCGGCAGGGAGCGCTCGGCGGAGGAAGCCGCCCGCGCCCACGGCGCCATCCGGGACAGCGCGGATCGCATGGGCCGGATCATCGAGACGCTCCTCCTTGCCGCCCGTGCCGACATCGTGGAGACCCCCGGACGGTGTGCGGTGGACGAGGTGCTGGCCTCCATCGTGGCCCGGCGACGTGCGGAGTGTGCGGTGTCGCTGTCGTTGTCCGTCGAACCGTCCCCCCTCTACTGCGGCATCAGCACAGACATCCTGGAACGGATCGTCAGCCCGGTCCTCGACAACGCGGTGCGGTACGCGTCCGGACAGGTGCGGCTCACCGCGCGGCGAACGGAGAACCTCGTCGAGATCCGGGTCCGTGACGACGGACCGGGACTGGCCCGCGACGACGCCGAACGCGCGTTCACGGCCGGCTGGCGCGGCGACCCGGCCGACCTGCACGACGGCGCCGGGCTCGGCCTCCCCCTCGCACGGCGGCTCGCGCGATCCGTGGGCGGCGATGTCGGGAACGTGCCGGTCGGGAAGGGCGCCATCTTCCTCGTCCACCTGCCCACCGGCTGA
- a CDS encoding CehA/McbA family metallohydrolase has protein sequence MPENLNRRSLLRAGGLLAAAGATTQMLPGVAFAAPAQGETQTTRTVTGTFTPSIPDWYYLPVEVPRGVKQIDVVYSYDKPSVPDGYRSNALDIGMFGPEGFELGNARGFRGWSGGFRDRFSISASAATPGYLPGPIRTGTWHVILGPYTVAPQGLNYRVDITLTFGRADAPFRPNPAPASAPAKERGRAWYRGDSHLHTVYSDGRRTPDELVADARAAGLDFIVSTEHNTTSAHYMWGEHATDDLLIVNGEEITTRSGHWAAIGLPVGKWIDWRYRANDPQDFRTFVDEVHANGGLVTAAHPFASCFACSFEFSYELADLAEVWNGPWDLEDDRSVTTWDGLLRTGRWIPAIGDSDAHSPANIVGLPHTVVLADSLRSRDLLAGLKAGRSYLVESKDVEVTFTAKAGGRTANIGGRLPVDTGTPVAVEATVSGAPGTTLTLHDQNGPKRNLTVPDSGTATLAWTTYSRYSQWVRVEVRRASGGVNTTVPNAMVAMTNPIFLGNN, from the coding sequence GTGCCCGAGAACCTGAACCGACGGAGTCTGCTGCGCGCGGGTGGTCTGCTGGCCGCCGCCGGCGCGACCACCCAGATGCTGCCCGGGGTCGCGTTCGCCGCCCCGGCGCAGGGTGAGACGCAGACGACCCGGACCGTCACCGGCACGTTCACCCCGAGCATCCCCGACTGGTACTACCTTCCGGTCGAGGTGCCGCGCGGGGTGAAGCAGATCGACGTCGTCTACTCCTACGACAAGCCGTCCGTGCCCGACGGCTACCGGAGCAACGCGCTCGACATCGGCATGTTCGGTCCGGAGGGCTTCGAGCTCGGCAACGCCCGCGGGTTCCGTGGCTGGTCCGGTGGCTTCCGGGACCGGTTCTCGATCAGTGCCTCGGCGGCCACGCCGGGCTACCTGCCCGGCCCCATCAGGACCGGCACCTGGCACGTGATCCTCGGGCCCTACACCGTCGCCCCGCAGGGGCTGAACTACCGCGTCGACATCACGCTGACCTTCGGCCGCGCGGACGCGCCGTTCCGGCCGAACCCCGCTCCGGCGTCGGCACCAGCCAAGGAGCGCGGCCGGGCGTGGTACCGCGGCGACTCCCACCTGCACACGGTCTACTCCGACGGCCGGCGTACGCCTGACGAGCTGGTCGCCGACGCCCGCGCCGCCGGGCTGGACTTCATCGTGTCCACCGAGCACAACACGACCAGCGCCCATTACATGTGGGGCGAGCACGCCACCGACGACCTGCTGATCGTCAACGGCGAGGAGATCACCACCCGGTCCGGCCACTGGGCGGCGATCGGGCTGCCGGTCGGTAAGTGGATCGACTGGCGCTACCGCGCGAACGACCCGCAGGACTTCCGCACGTTCGTGGACGAGGTGCACGCCAACGGCGGCCTGGTGACCGCGGCGCATCCGTTCGCGAGCTGTTTCGCGTGCAGCTTCGAGTTCAGCTACGAACTCGCCGACCTGGCCGAGGTGTGGAACGGCCCGTGGGATCTGGAGGACGACCGGTCCGTCACCACCTGGGACGGCCTGCTGCGTACCGGGCGGTGGATCCCGGCCATCGGCGACTCCGACGCGCACAGCCCGGCCAACATCGTCGGCCTTCCGCACACCGTCGTACTCGCCGACAGCCTGCGCTCCCGCGACCTGCTCGCCGGGCTGAAGGCCGGCCGGTCGTACCTGGTGGAGTCCAAGGACGTCGAGGTGACGTTCACCGCCAAGGCAGGTGGGCGTACGGCGAACATCGGTGGCCGGCTGCCCGTCGACACCGGTACGCCGGTGGCGGTCGAGGCCACCGTGTCCGGAGCTCCGGGAACGACGCTCACCCTGCACGACCAGAACGGCCCCAAGCGGAACCTGACCGTGCCGGACTCCGGCACCGCGACCCTCGCCTGGACGACGTACTCCCGTTACAGCCAATGGGTTCGGGTCGAAGTACGCCGCGCCTCCGGGGGTGTCAACACCACAGTGCCGAACGCGATGGTGGCGATGACCAACCCGATCTTCCTCGGCAACAACTGA
- a CDS encoding dienelactone hydrolase family protein produces MTTITTRTVEYPADGLTMVGHLALPAGVDRRPAVLLGPEGTGLSDVERRRADALAELGYVALAFDLHGGRYLGDPEEMLARCMPLLADPDRMRGIGHAALEVLRSEPRTDPDRIAAVGYGTGGAIGLELGRAGVSLLAIGTVNAVTTGRPGEAARIRCPVWAGVGSEDPIMPPAQRDAFAAEMQAAGVDWRLAVYGGALHAFHHPPVDHPTVPGVGYHPRHAQRAWRDVVDLLAECLPVTEDPGA; encoded by the coding sequence ATGACGACGATTACGACGCGTACGGTCGAGTACCCGGCCGACGGTTTGACGATGGTCGGGCACCTCGCGCTCCCGGCCGGTGTCGACCGCCGGCCCGCGGTGCTGCTCGGACCGGAGGGCACGGGGCTCAGCGACGTCGAGCGCCGCCGGGCCGATGCTCTCGCCGAGCTGGGATATGTAGCGCTGGCCTTCGACCTTCACGGCGGGCGCTATCTGGGTGACCCCGAGGAGATGCTGGCCCGTTGCATGCCACTGCTCGCCGATCCCGACCGGATGCGGGGCATCGGCCATGCGGCGCTCGAGGTGTTGCGCTCCGAACCGCGGACCGACCCCGACCGGATCGCCGCCGTCGGTTACGGCACCGGGGGCGCCATCGGGCTGGAACTCGGGCGTGCCGGCGTCAGCCTGCTCGCGATCGGGACAGTCAACGCAGTGACCACGGGCCGACCGGGTGAGGCGGCGCGCATCCGCTGCCCGGTGTGGGCCGGGGTCGGGTCGGAAGACCCGATCATGCCGCCCGCGCAACGGGACGCGTTCGCCGCTGAGATGCAGGCCGCGGGCGTCGACTGGCGCCTCGCGGTCTACGGCGGCGCCTTGCACGCCTTCCACCACCCGCCGGTCGACCACCCCACAGTCCCCGGCGTCGGCTACCACCCACGGCACGCGCAGCGCGCCTGGCGCGACGTCGTCGACCTGCTCGCTGAGTGCCTGCCCGTCACGGAGGACCCGGGGGCGTGA
- a CDS encoding slipin family protein codes for MVVAIVLVLAFVLIAFFASARVVRQIERGVVFRLGQVLSPARQPGFTMIIPFVDRMRKVNTQVATMPVPAQEGITRDNVTVRVDAVVYFNVEDPIRAIVNVQDYDFAVSQVAQTSLRSIIGKSELDDLLCNRERLNEGLALMIDSPSVGWGITIDRVEIKDVALPETMKRSMSRQAEAERERRSRIITADGEFQASKKLASAATEMADTPAALQLRLLQTIVEVAAEKNSTVVLPFPVELLRFLDTAAGGLVQQLSTAKGERTPDSGPAEVESTPSRPAVPRQTRSDEAEQHPHS; via the coding sequence ATGGTTGTCGCGATTGTTCTTGTGCTCGCGTTTGTCCTGATCGCGTTCTTCGCGAGCGCCCGGGTCGTACGCCAGATCGAGCGTGGCGTGGTGTTCCGGCTCGGCCAGGTGCTCTCCCCCGCACGGCAACCCGGCTTCACGATGATCATCCCGTTCGTCGACCGGATGCGTAAGGTCAACACCCAGGTGGCGACGATGCCGGTGCCCGCGCAGGAGGGGATCACCCGTGACAACGTGACCGTACGCGTGGACGCCGTTGTCTACTTCAACGTCGAGGACCCGATCCGCGCGATCGTCAACGTCCAGGACTACGACTTCGCCGTGTCGCAGGTGGCGCAGACGTCCCTGCGTTCGATCATCGGCAAGAGTGAGCTCGACGACCTGCTCTGCAACCGCGAACGCCTGAACGAAGGGCTCGCGCTGATGATCGACAGCCCTTCCGTCGGGTGGGGAATCACCATCGACCGGGTGGAGATCAAGGACGTCGCCCTGCCCGAGACGATGAAACGGTCCATGTCGCGGCAGGCCGAGGCCGAGCGCGAACGCCGTTCCCGGATCATCACCGCCGACGGAGAGTTCCAGGCGTCGAAGAAACTCGCCTCGGCAGCAACGGAGATGGCGGACACGCCGGCGGCCCTGCAGCTGCGCCTGCTCCAGACCATCGTCGAGGTGGCCGCGGAGAAGAACTCCACCGTCGTCCTCCCCTTCCCGGTGGAGTTGCTGCGGTTCCTCGACACCGCTGCCGGCGGACTGGTCCAGCAACTGTCCACTGCCAAAGGGGAACGCACGCCCGACAGCGGGCCGGCCGAGGTCGAGTCGACCCCGTCCCGGCCGGCCGTACCCCGCCAGACCCGCTCGGACGAGGCCGAGCAGCACCCCCACAGCTGA